From the genome of Spirosomataceae bacterium TFI 002, one region includes:
- a CDS encoding NAD(P)H dehydrogenase (quinone) — protein sequence MKHLIIYAHPNKDSLNHHLKQTVEQTLAKSGHEVLIRDLYQLNFNPTLSIADMAGQRKGEVAEDVKQEQEFISWADQITFIYPIWWTGLPAIMKGYIDRVFSYGFAYCYDKGIQKGLLSGKQVTIINTHGKSHEEYENIGMNMALTLTSDIGIYAYCGFQINQHLFFDKADRATAERIQEFRNNILAAYI from the coding sequence ATGAAGCATCTTATCATTTACGCCCATCCCAATAAGGACAGTTTAAATCATCACTTAAAGCAAACCGTAGAGCAAACCCTTGCCAAAAGCGGCCACGAAGTCCTCATTAGAGACTTGTATCAGCTCAACTTCAACCCTACCCTGTCGATTGCAGACATGGCTGGACAACGCAAAGGCGAAGTTGCCGAAGACGTAAAACAGGAACAAGAATTTATTTCTTGGGCCGACCAAATCACTTTTATTTATCCTATCTGGTGGACAGGGCTGCCGGCCATTATGAAGGGTTACATCGATCGTGTATTTAGCTACGGTTTTGCCTATTGCTACGACAAAGGAATTCAAAAAGGATTACTCAGCGGAAAGCAAGTAACCATTATCAATACGCATGGAAAGTCGCATGAAGAGTATGAAAATATAGGCATGAACATGGCACTTACCCTCACCTCTGATATTGGAATTTACGCCTATTGCGGATTTCAAATCAACCAGCATTTGTTTTTCGACAAGGCAGATAGAGCCACAGCTGAACGTATCCAAGAATTCCGAAACAACATACTAGCTGCATATATTTAG
- a CDS encoding DoxX-like family protein: MTAQTNNKTMHITLWVVQVLFAAIFIMAGIMKASQPIETLAESLPWVTSTPLALVRFIGISELLGGIGLILPSLLRIKPFLTVWAALGLAIVMVLAAIFHGSRGEFSAIGANIFFVIIAAFIAWGRSKKAPILEKRAI; the protein is encoded by the coding sequence ATGACAGCACAAACAAATAACAAAACAATGCATATTACCCTATGGGTAGTTCAAGTATTATTCGCAGCAATATTCATAATGGCGGGTATCATGAAGGCCTCACAACCTATCGAAACACTCGCAGAATCGCTTCCTTGGGTGACTTCTACTCCTCTTGCTTTAGTACGATTTATTGGCATAAGTGAGCTTTTAGGAGGCATTGGTTTAATTTTGCCATCATTGCTTCGTATCAAACCTTTCTTAACCGTATGGGCTGCATTAGGCCTTGCAATCGTGATGGTATTAGCAGCTATTTTTCATGGCTCAAGAGGTGAGTTCTCTGCAATTGGAGCGAATATATTCTTCGTCATAATCGCAGCATTTATTGCCTGGGGAAGAAGCAAAAAAGCACCTATTTTGGAAAAAAGGGCAATCTAA
- a CDS encoding AraC-type DNA-binding protein, whose product METDDEHLKSNRIAVPEAFGTIFTHFYHAENKSTQAITRTLLPNFQMIMVFIFGTPVQLISENNSQINIDKCIVLGPVKKAFEYTLPIGSEMLVANFKDDAFYRFFGKVTLSDKLPTNPDELLEQNCFTHLWHLVKNANHSDRVNLILDFCSPYLKSSETAFKHFKEDYTVFNPIKAIAQETNQSERTIQLNHKKYFGFTAKEKVRYQRFIQAIELLQTPTQETNWFDIIDACGYYDQSQLIHDFKHFIGHTPVQYLKFQKEICITN is encoded by the coding sequence ATGGAAACAGATGATGAGCATTTAAAAAGTAACAGAATTGCCGTTCCAGAAGCTTTTGGGACTATTTTTACACACTTTTATCATGCTGAAAACAAGTCAACCCAAGCCATAACTAGGACCTTGTTACCCAATTTTCAAATGATCATGGTCTTTATCTTTGGCACGCCTGTTCAATTGATTTCGGAAAATAACAGCCAAATAAATATAGATAAGTGCATCGTTTTGGGGCCAGTTAAAAAGGCATTTGAGTATACCCTACCTATCGGTTCCGAAATGCTGGTAGCCAATTTCAAGGATGATGCATTTTACCGCTTCTTTGGTAAAGTTACCTTGTCAGACAAATTACCTACCAATCCCGACGAGCTTTTGGAACAAAACTGCTTCACTCACCTTTGGCATTTAGTCAAAAATGCAAATCATAGCGATCGTGTAAACTTGATTTTAGATTTTTGCAGCCCATATTTAAAAAGCAGCGAAACAGCTTTCAAACATTTTAAGGAGGATTACACAGTTTTTAATCCAATAAAAGCAATTGCCCAAGAAACCAATCAAAGTGAGCGAACAATACAGCTAAATCACAAAAAGTACTTTGGTTTTACCGCCAAAGAAAAAGTCAGGTACCAAAGGTTTATCCAAGCCATCGAATTGCTTCAAACTCCAACTCAAGAAACAAACTGGTTTGACATTATAGATGCCTGCGGTTATTACGACCAAAGCCAATTAATTCACGATTTCAAACATTTCATTGGTCATACTCCTGTTCAATACCTGAAATTCCAGAAAGAGATTTGTATCACGAACTAG
- a CDS encoding PhnB protein, whose product MALINPHINFNGNAEEAFNFYKSVFGGEFSKIIRFKDLAGPEFPVPEKEADKLMHIALPIGNNTLIANDVPEIMGKVNEKENRSKISITAENREEAEKLFDGLSEGGEIEIPFDNNASGSYFSMFRDKYGIEWMIAFEPKS is encoded by the coding sequence ATGGCACTTATCAATCCCCATATAAACTTTAACGGTAACGCAGAAGAAGCTTTCAATTTTTACAAATCAGTATTTGGAGGAGAGTTTTCCAAAATTATACGTTTCAAAGATTTGGCTGGCCCTGAATTTCCCGTACCAGAAAAAGAGGCTGATAAACTAATGCACATTGCTCTACCTATTGGCAATAATACCTTAATCGCAAATGATGTTCCCGAAATTATGGGGAAAGTGAATGAAAAGGAAAACAGATCCAAAATCTCCATTACTGCTGAAAACCGAGAGGAAGCCGAAAAGTTATTTGACGGCCTATCAGAAGGTGGAGAAATTGAAATCCCTTTTGACAATAATGCTTCAGGTAGCTATTTCAGCATGTTTAGAGACAAATATGGGATCGAATGGATGATTGCGTTTGAACCCAAATCATAA
- a CDS encoding putative quinone oxidoreductase, YhdH/YhfP family has protein sequence MENQEFKSFVVEENEGVFIGTLKSRNIGDLPEGDLLIKVSYSSLNYKDALSATGNKGVTKTYPHTPGIDAVGVVVKSNNEAFKVDDKVIVTSFDLGMNTDGGFGEYIRVPSEWAIKLPQNLTMKEAMTYGTAGLTAGMSVLRLTELVNPTDGKIVVSGATGGVGSLSVAILAKLGYTIVAITGKESEKNYLLNLGAHEVILRADFENLDKRPLLKPLYAGAIDTVGGVILENIIKSTNSMGAITCCGNVASPKLELTVFPFILRGIALIGIDSQNYPMKYRKLVWEKLAQDWKPSQLLDNSVEISLEELEGKIELMLQGKLKGRTVVNLNS, from the coding sequence ATGGAAAATCAAGAATTTAAGTCCTTTGTAGTTGAAGAAAATGAAGGGGTATTTATAGGAACCCTTAAGTCAAGAAATATTGGCGATTTACCAGAAGGAGATTTATTAATTAAAGTTTCTTATTCATCTCTTAATTATAAAGATGCCCTATCAGCAACAGGTAATAAAGGGGTCACAAAAACGTATCCACACACACCGGGCATTGATGCCGTAGGAGTTGTAGTAAAATCCAACAACGAGGCATTTAAGGTAGACGACAAAGTGATAGTTACGAGTTTCGACCTCGGCATGAACACCGATGGAGGTTTTGGTGAATATATCCGAGTTCCTTCTGAATGGGCCATTAAGCTACCACAAAACCTCACTATGAAAGAGGCAATGACATATGGAACTGCTGGCCTTACAGCAGGAATGTCAGTGTTACGCTTAACCGAACTTGTGAATCCAACCGATGGAAAAATCGTTGTTTCTGGAGCCACTGGAGGTGTAGGCTCGTTGAGCGTTGCTATTCTTGCCAAGCTTGGTTATACCATCGTTGCAATCACAGGAAAAGAGTCTGAAAAAAACTACTTGCTAAACCTAGGAGCTCATGAAGTTATCCTCCGAGCGGATTTCGAAAACCTGGATAAACGACCATTGCTAAAACCCTTATATGCAGGAGCAATTGATACAGTAGGCGGAGTGATATTGGAGAACATTATCAAGTCAACCAATTCTATGGGAGCAATTACGTGCTGTGGCAATGTTGCCTCGCCAAAGCTAGAATTGACCGTATTTCCATTCATTTTAAGAGGAATTGCGTTGATAGGAATTGACTCACAAAATTACCCAATGAAGTACCGAAAATTGGTATGGGAGAAACTCGCACAAGATTGGAAACCATCTCAACTATTGGACAATAGTGTTGAAATTTCTTTGGAAGAACTGGAGGGCAAAATAGAATTGATGCTTCAAGGGAAATTGAAAGGTCGAACGGTTGTAAATTTGAACAGCTGA